acaaatcatgaataatttgaatattttcaaTTTTTGTTATATGCATATATTTTGCCAAGTCAATGTGTTTCTTGGTTGAAGCACCGAacctaaacaaacaaatcctcaCCCTTGAGTGCAGAAGTGTAGCAGAATACGTCGTAATAGTTGACTGTTTTGTTGCGGCGGCCATAGGTTCTAATGCCGGGACCATTGTTGGTGCCACCACAAAGCTCTCTGGGATGGTTGATGGGGTACTGCACTGTGCCATCGCTCAGCCAGCCAGCATTGCACCAGTCCAGACCTCCCTTCCAGGCCTCATGCAGCTGCTCAGGGGTGGCGACCTCGGCATCCTGGTCCAGACAGGCCTGCGTGGCCACGTTGAAGTTCATGTTGTAGCGGCCCAGATTGGGGTGGTACGGGAACACAACACCTTAAGGAGGAGATCACATGAATACGATAAGAATAGGTCATATCTTTCTTAAACATCTTTATATCTGGTGCAAAGTCTCATAAAATGGCAATGTACAACATAGCAGGTTGTCACACAATTGTTAGCATGCGTGTTAGCATTGCCTCAGTGCACTTAAATCTTTGGTTTATCCACTTCAGTATCACTTGAGTGTGTGGTCTCGCAGGCCACTGCAGTTTCTCTAGGGAAGCTGGCTTAGCTCACATGAGATGTGTTTAGTTTTATGCTGGTGATTCAGGGCTTACATGTGTTAGTCGTTCAGGTCCAGCTGCTTAAAAATGAGCCAAGATTTAAAAACGATCATTCTATCAAACCTGTTTAAGTTCCGCTGAATTAAAGATAGAGGCTACTTGTAAAATCATAATTCAAAAGTGAATCTTTGCAACAGTAAAACCTGATTCTAGTGAAAGATGATGCTGCAGCTGTCAGCTTGTTTGTAACCGAACATTTCTTTTATCGGAGAAGCAGAAGTTTTTGATCGATTTCTTTTTATCTCCATGCCTCCACCCACAATGATCCCTCACACATGTGTAACACTATCAACAGTATGTGGGTGGGAGCTGCCTCTTGGGTCTGAGGAGCTATGacatactgtaaatatttaatCTGTCACCATGCAAGATTCTTCTTTTGTTGAAATATACTTTGAAGGAAAGGAAACGACATTAATCGGATGCACGAGGATATGAACCAGAAGATGCTTTATGTGTTTGTTGAACAGTATTCAAATATAATCATGACTTAATTATTAAACAGGTTTTATATAAATCAGCACAAGCTGTCTtgacttttttcattttcctcaaGAAGCGATCTGGATGTTTTCAAAgctagaaataaaaacattgaatcATGCATTTTTAACAGAAAGGACACATTTAAAAGTGAGTGAACATCACTGTCTCCCCAATTGGAATTAAAACCTACACCGATTATATGAGAGGAGATGAGGCCTGTGCCTGAGCTAGATGTCAAGCTAGACATAGAAAAACTGGATTTACCTTCAGTGAAACCGATTAGCACCTCCAAGCTGACCTCCTGCATGGTGTCTACCATCCCGTTGATGATCTCACAGCGGTACTTTCCTGTGTCTTCCATGGACATATCGGTTAGAGTTAGGGAGGCATCATTGTTTTCGATCTCCTCCAAGAAGACGCGGCCCTCAAAGCTCCCGTAGGACTTCTTGTGGAATCCCATGGAGAGCAGCACGTCCTCATTCAGTGACTCGTCCTCTGCCACTTTCGTCCATTTGACTCGCATGCCGACATTACCGAAGGAAGGGCCGTTACTGGACAAGGACCCGCAGGGAAGGGTGACGTTGGCTCCCAGCTCAGCGTACACCTTGACTGGAAAGAGGAAGACATAACATAACTTCACCTGCAGTTTGGTCTTGATTGCACCTTCATGACTCTTGAACTTGAACTGCAAATGATTACATAATTATCTCTGACGattggatccagatttttttttgctttgatttTTGAGCTTGGCATGACACAGATGTGAGCTCTTGttggtctttctttttcttcataatTGTTCACAGCATGATTTAGCATGTGTATACTGTATTTATTATCCGAaagtacacatgcacacacatgtgctTACGGTCAAAGTGTTCTCTAACACTCAAGTATCAAAGCGTCTGGGGGGATCCTGTTTGGTTTATTAGATACAGTGTTGGAGACAAGCCAACCTTCTGCCCCTGGAGCCAGTTATCCTCTTCAGTCTCCTTCCTGCCTTTGACAGCACTGGCACTTAGAAAGATTTGGTTCCCATGAATTAACCGCAAAGGTGCGTATCATTCATTTGTAAACTATATCACCAGTAAACCAAACTGGCTTTAGTTTAGTGGCTGATTAGCGTTATTGATACACAGAATCctcatttaattttcatttagCTTGTTTCCTCTGTATCCTCCATTTCTTCCCTCCCCGTACAAACTAGGCCAACCTTTATCTGAAAATGGAAGGCCATCTGTGTCTCACCGCGGGTTCGCACGTCCACGTTTAGACCTCCCAGGGCTTGCTTAGTTAAGAAGACCCCTACCAGCTAGGGGGTGGCCTGTGCCAGGCAATAACAAGCACCAGATGGAGGAATATACAGGACCCCTGACCCCACCACCACAGAGCCATCCTTGAACAATCAACCTTTTCAAGGGGAGTGAAGCTCTGCACCTAATATTGTGTATGACATAAAACAGTGattacatttggttttccatagCTGCAAATGGTCTGCAGCCATAACATATCCATCTTATGCAACTGAGTGGTTTTTGGCTGGATCCATGTCCAATGCTTAAACACGGTCCATTACATATCTGTTGCTATGTCTACTAAtcgcaaaaaaaataaaaaaagagaatccTGAGCGGCTCagtttctgatttatttttctcccaGCGACTCAGTATGTATGATCTGTGTCTAGATCTATCTGTCTCCGCTCTCTGACTGAGGAGTTTGTGTTGAGGCGCCTCACTTAAAGCAGAGCCAAGACTGGAATACTGCGCTACTGGCTCCTCGCAGGGAAATGTTTCCCACATGGGCGATGTGGGAAATAATAGGAGCCACTGGCTTGGCGCCCTTtgttctgatcaacccataggCTGCacacccacccccacacacacacacacacaggctgcataTGCCAGAGACTACTTCTGTTACACAGTGGCCACACCCGGTAGCCTCACTGGCCTCTCGACTGGTCAGCTATATTTCGTCTTGCCGCTGTTATTCACTAATGTCATTGAAAGCAGCGCAGGTTTTAAAAGATGTCTGGGCAAGATTCCTCTCTGACCGCTCTGTCAGTGAGCAATGACTCACTGCTGGGCTGTGCCTCGTAAATTCTCTCAACGGGTAGCAGTTTGCATTAAGTGTGATTAAAACCAGAATGACTAAACTGCTACTAATCAAAAGCTCTGGCAAAGGTGAAGGCGACGTCAGCCCCAGACACATCACATGTGACGCCAACCGACGTCTATTTTCCACATCTCTAACCTTGCATAGGAGAATATAGTCGATTCAATAAAAGGGTTCATTGTACTGCTTTATGGAAACATTGTTCTGTCAAGAAACAAATACAGATGTGGTTTAAAACCCTGAAATGTAAGACAGTAGGAGGGGTGTGCCGAACTAATGCTGAGAAAGGCGCTCGGAATTAATTAGGGTGGTCTAGCCAGCCTCATTACTAATAGATCACTAAATGAAAGCTTAATAAAGAACTCATATATTCTGAAGCAACCTTTAGGATAATGATGCCTGAGAGACAatagcagacagagagacggtGGTGGGGAAATAATTACATGCTCTTTCCAGCTCCTGCAGTTTCCAGCAGATACACGTCCCACAGGAGGATGTAGCCCCAACCATTTTAGGGCACACTACTCCCACAAAGCAACAGCCTGGTGTGTGTACTTAGCCtttcaggaagagagagaaagcccTTCCATTCTCTGTCGCACCTCAAACAGTATCCTATTTATTCAAAACTccctgaggtcagaggttgGGCCAATTGTCACGTTTAACATTAAAATGGGCTGTGAATGGGTTCTATCTGAGATTTGGGCAAGGAGTGCAGCTGGGAATGACAACACAGTATTAGATGAATGAACACATGTGCATGACAATAAAAACGCTCCACAGCTGCAGCCAAGACCTACTGCCAGTTTATGACACAGCACaattctctctcactctataAAAGGTTGCATTAGCATGTGATCGGAAACATCTGCTTCGCTGTGACATGCAGGAAACTGAAAATTACATATCAGTGACCTATATATTTAATTCCCTAACATAATTTGTGcttcagttaattaaaaaaagctttATTTGCTCATATGTCTCATCCAtcgctgtaaaaaaaataaaatggaaattGCTTGGCATGAGTTTTAACTAAAAAGTATTATCTCATACTAACTTAATTAAGTTTAATTCTATAATCCTTagtatttataattaaaaaaatattttcataattatGAAAAGTAAATGATCACAATAAAAGATGATCATTTGGCAAAAAAGTTTTGAATTTCCCTCAAAACCTTGGATATTGTGTTAAAAATTCATTAaaatttttaaaatgtatgcaGGAAGTTCCCTTCTAAGTTGAGGTTTTCTGAACTAATTAATGTTTGCCTTGCATGAGAGGCTGTAGAGTAATTAAATGCGGAGCTTCGTCCCTGCACGTGTATTTTAGTGCATGCACAAGGTGCCACACCTTCTGACAGAGCTGCCAGACATGTGTTGCTTTACATCCTGCAGCTCCGTCGATCTGCTGCTGGCCAGCCGGTCTCAATGTGGAGAAGGTATTAACAAGCGCAGCTGGGACAAGCGCAGCCGGCCAACTCCTGCTCACTAATTCCAATAAACTTTTCCTCTCctgcagaacaaacacaaagagtgggtGTGTGCTGCTCTCATGATCACACATCTGCAGCACACGTGTACAGCAGAGTCATTTTATTTCCCTCATTTTAcataacacacatgcactgggACTCAATGGCTCTGTCAATGTCTCGGGCCTGAACCTGATCACTTTTTCTACTCGGCACCCAGCCTCAGGCCCCTTTTTCCACCCAGCCCCTAGCAACAGGGCCAAGGCCTCAGTAACTAACAACCACCGTGAGCATTAGACTTAACAGGCTATTACCTCCCGGGGGAAGACCGAGTCATTTGGATGTTGTTCAGCATGGGGCTCTATACGTTTGGCCATGGGTCGTTAATCGTAACTTTCGCGCCTGTCGCTCTGCCCACTACTGTGGCCAGTTTCCAAAAAGCTCCCAGTGGCAGAGTGAGTCAGGACGTATAGGGAGCGGCAACAGCCAGCCAGCAGAGGGGCAATCCGCCGCTCACAGAGCCAATATAAGCTTCACTCAATGCAACAGGGACAGACTTGTGTTTAGCTGAGCCAACGCTTTCACATGATGCAGACGGTGAGGTCATGCACAGTATAAACATACGTGCACTTTACATACACACCGGTGACATCACTGGCAAATGGGAGTAATTTCATTGTTTGTTCAAGCATCATCTCGTCCCCCAGAGAAACGGTTCTCCCCAAGGATGAGCCATTTCCTCTCGTCTTGGAGGACAGGAATCTGAGGCCTCCCTAATTTGACATCTACTGAGTCAACTGCTGCGAACACATTAAATATCACTCAGCAGATGCAACATGAAGGCTTCCAGCTACCTCTCTTTTACCTCTCGCACAGCGGTGGATCCATTCTAGTATTTCATAACTCGCAGCTGCAGCAACCGGCTCAGTGTCTCATCCTGTATGGCCTACATGCATTTGAATTATGACGGCCCCATGATGGAGTGCAGGTGCTCTGTGATAAGCCTTAAATCAAAGGTTTCATGTTCTGTTTGCAAGAGGAACAAAAACATGACAGAAAATGgataaaatgacacaaaatgtatTGACACTGAGAAATTCCTGACAATTTTTTAAGGATTTACATCTGAAAAGGAACAAGCACTACTGGCCTAGTTTCAGCCACTGAGGCACCTGTGACCCGTGTTAGGAGTCGAACCAGCAGCAGGAGTGGTGTGGTCCAGGGAGCCTCAGTGAATGACAGTGTGATTTATTCAGCAGCCGGGCCGTGCTGTGGTGATCTGCATGCAGCAAGTCAATGAGCTAACGGTGGGTCacactgtgcctgtgtgtgttgcccCAGAGACGACTCTGCTACCTACTGCAACAATGAGCCTGCTGTTACACAACCCTGTGCACTTTAGCACTTTTATCAGAAGCCCTAACACAGATCATCCTCTTTATTTTCCCATGCACAAACGCACTTATTCACACAAAGATAAATACACACAGCTGCATTTTACAAAATATACAACAGTGCACTTTGAAATATACTTTTGCAAGTGATACAcatagtatttatttatacagaaaTTGAAACTTACCTGTTAGTTGGAAGGGGGGGATGGTCACCTGACCGAACGCACTGCCAGCCAGGGTCAAGGCGATTACTGTGATGCAAAGCAGACtcatcattttctcttttttccctcttcactaaaatataaatataaaacttacaaagtaaaaaactgtgctaagttatctaaaatgtcaaatttgatttaaaaaaaagaacccaAATGATATTTCTTGTCTTTTAATTATTTGTCATCTAGCTGTCcgtccttctgtctgtctttgtgcagcagccgCCTGTGGTGCTACTGGAAAATTTGGGTTCCTCAGAAGTCCAGACAAGTGCCTTTTATTGAAGCCCTGCATGGCTGAGAccactccccctcctctcagCCCATCACCATGCTCCCATCTCTATACTGGGCTCCCGTTTGCCACATTATTGGGGAAAGACGCCCTCCTCTCCTTTAGGGCAGAACGAAGGATATGAGCAGAGACAAAGCCCCAGACAGTTAACATTCAGATACTTATCCTGAGTTAATGGTTCCAGTGAGAAATGCTATacagagaataataataaagtttagGTCACATCACTGAAATTAATCAGCTATACATTTATTCTCAGTAGAGTTGAGTGAGTGCATCACATCCAGTGTTTTATCACCTGTTTCCACTCTATTAACATGAACTCATTCTGGTTTTATGATCCActtaattttgtttgttttgaaaatatctttattattcttcaaataaacaaatcagtTTTAATGCTTGTAAGTTAAATGTTGTAATTGTGGTTAACTCTGAACTCTGTAGTGGGcctgaactcccccccccccccccccccccccagacacacacacacacacacacacacacacacacacagacacaagttaTAGAAGTGACATGTACTTGCTTGGCTTACATGTACATTTGATGCAAGAGCATTAAATGTACATGTCTCATAAAAAGGATGTATGATGACGCTCTGCTTGCAAATCATGCTTTGACTCATTTTCCTTCACTTTCTttattgtcccccccccccccccccccacacacacattctcctaCTCCCTCTCTTTATTTCCCTCCCCATGTTATATATTCTATACATGCATTCAAAGCTACAGTTCCTATTTatctcttcctgtttggaagTGTTTAAATTTGTGTTATAAACACCTTTAACTAAGTGGGTAAGGGATCAAGTCGGCTAAAACCGGGCCTCAGCACAGTTAAACAATTACAACACTTACggtaaagtgtgtgagtgtgtttctctcAGTGTCCTCTGATGCTAAAGCAGAGCTGAGACAGCAGAGTATAACTCTTCAGAGGAAAGACCAGCCTTGAGCAGAGGGGCCGTGTGTGGTCTCCCCTAAACGTTTTCTCAGCCGTCTGGAGTGTCTTTGAGAAACGGCGAGGCTGGGAGTGGAGCAGCAGGCTGCAGATGCTGCTCTGGACCACTCCGTCACTGGAGTTGTTACAGCTGGGACAGCCAAaacgctcctcttcctctccgcctctctctctccctctcctcggcCCCGTCTGTCAATCGTTCAAACCCCACAGAGACAACAACAGAGAACATGGTGGGCCTCAGTTGTATACTCTAAAGTCTCAGCTTGCCCCGGGCAcatcctctctgcctctgccaTGGACCCTCCAATCCTCTGAAGTTCTGAGGGACTGTTACATaagatggggaaaaaaaggccCCGGGAACAGGGTGAAATTATAAACATACACAGGCCCAGTGTGAGGGCACAGATATTACCGACACACTAGGTGAGTTTAAACCACGAGCTGCAATCACCTACGGCACCATGACATTGTCTGTGAGATACTCTGTGGACATCATGGTTTGCTCCTGAACTGTAGCTGTTTGCTGCATCAAAAGCAAACAGGACCTGACCTCAGACCTGTGAGCCAAATGTGTTGGACTTTGGTTTTAGATGGGCTGCAGGTGCATCAGCAGATATCTGAGCCACATTatacaaatgtgaaaatgtgcaTATAATCTTCATGACCGTATAAGAAGAAAGGGAGAGCTACAGTGCAGCTCTCTGCTCTACGGCCTCATGAGCATAATATGGGATTTCGGCTTAACATAAAATCTGataggatatatatatatctatatatatatagatatatctatatataaatatatagatatatatatatagatagatagatagaaatatagaaagatagatagatggataaattaaaaaaatatgtttggcTGCGACATTTTCCTCCTTGAATTGTTAAATGAAAGTAAATGTGAAGTCTGGAGAGCTTCAGCTCTGATACAAACACTGAtgttgaatggatggatggatagatagatagatagatagatagatagatagatagatagatagatagatagatagatagatagataaaaaaaatatttttgcctGCGACATTTTCCTCCTTGAATCATTAAATGAAAGTAAATGTGAAGTCTGGAGAGCTGAAGCTCTGAGACAAACTTTTTTAGTAAACATCTGTGTGTCCATTATTGCAGAATTCTTAATACAGTACAAGCTTATGCATCTGTATCATGCGCAAATTTGTAGAGTACAGAATGTACTGGTCTTTTTAGATGTGGTGTATATTTAATGTCTTGAGCCTGAGCAGATTTGGAGACCCACCCAAAGAATCCCTCACAGTTCTGCTGTGTCAGAGCCAAGTCTCAGGGCTGTGAGCGAAGCCACAGCTGGCTCTCTGTAGGTTGCGCTCCCAGCTCATTGTCGGAGTGGTACAAATCTTTTAACATATAGCAGCTCACAGGGTCGGAAGCATGAGGGCAGGCAGGATAGTGAGCAACATCCAAGAAGTGACTTTCTGGACTCTTGGGAGTCTCTTATATAAAGACCTCATTAGGCTAGACAGGAAGAGGTCAAAGCTGGACAAGCACCAGCTATCCCATGTTAGCCTCATACACATTAGGCACCGCCAAACATGTGTTCCTCGTTATCTGCACCAGGACATCATGTGATTAGAATTGGAAACTTTTCTGAAAATGACGTGGGGATAATTCAGCGTTTGCTCCTGTTAATAAGGCAGTGATGACACAATGAGGCGAGAGACTGGGGCTTGAAAGTGTCTGGGAGGGATGAGAAAGCGAATGTGCTGAGTGGGTACGTACGTGAGCAGAGCAGCTGTGACGCCACTGAGCGGGTGTGTCACAGTCTCATTAACTCCACATCAGTCCaggggaaacaaaaaaaataacctaTATCTGGTTTTGTAATGTATATTCTCTGTTATCAGACCCTGATTAGACAATGTGGCCACACATTGGGCTTTGTTGGGTTTCTCTGGCCGCTGTGTGTGCGATGACAGAATGGTGGCCGGGGCCACTGTGCTCGGGTGTTGGGATGTTTCATCCATCTGCTGGATATGAcacggaaacacacaaaccacaacagaGCAGTTACAAAACCCAGGAGGTTGAAATGATTCTTCACAGCCAAGTGGCTcaaaagatggaaaaaaaacaacagaaaaggttacatgaaatgtattttatcgAACTTATGATTGATGTCTGATAGGGCTGCCTGGCCAGACACCTTCATAACGTTTTGCAGTTCCATTTCTGATGTGATGAGAATCTATATTTACAATGTTTTTGGACCTGTTCCCTGGGATgttctttgtgtattttctgtctctttttgtctttgGTGCTACACAGATGGTGTCCGCCATTTACCATACTGGAATGTGATTAAATACATTACAATACTTGAACTTAACCTGAGTGCTTCGGCTACCTCCACTTCTATTACATTTGAAAAGTGATACATTTTTACAGTACTATATTTGTGGACGACCACAAATTCTAAAGAAACTATTATTTGTTGTATTaaattgttttcctctgtctcaGCTTTCGAGAATCGTATAATAATCTAATAATCTCACCAAATCAGAATTCTTTCCCTTTAAAAAGCGAACTCAACATATCAGTATCAGACAACCAAGACAATTCAGTATTCTTTGACATGTTCTTGTCAAGCAAGTGATTCCTTGTGAGGCATGGAGGAGCAGCGGTTAGCACACAGTAGCTAGTCACCTCACAGCAAGACGTTTCCTGGTTCGAACCTCACTTTTGGCTGCCGTGACCTTcgtgttttcatgttttgagGGGCATTCTGCGGGTTCTTGGCCCCCCAGAGTCCAAAGTCAtctgaggttagggtaagtggagactctaaattgataATAGGCGTGCATGTGAGAGtcaatggttgtttgtctttataTGTTGGCCCTGCTATACATTGGCGATCTGCCCCTCGCTGATCATCTTAATGTGTTATATTTTCTTTCCATGGTTGGGGAAGTATTCCATTCTTTATAGACCTCTTACggtttttgtttgattgtatttatttgacacCACATGCTATTGCTATTAATAAAATTCAGATCAGCAGTGTAAAATACTGTGGTGACCTTGTATGACCAAGCATAAGCATTTGCGTTATCCAAgttaaagatgtttttcagaCTTTCCTCTGGCAGCTGAACACATCCACTTCAGTGCTTTAAATGACATGGCTCCAATCCCATATCTCTTTCAGTAGCCCACTTAGCAGTAAATTTATACACCATGAGAGAGCATCTCGGGGCCCAGGTCTGGATAGCGTCCTTGTCGGGGGAATCCTCGGGAAACCTCCACATTTCTGCAGAAAACGATGATGACTGAGCCAATCATTAAATTCTGAGGTTTTGTCAAGATTAAAAAACCAAGGTGATTTACACTTAAAAACTCAAATGTTCATTGAAG
The genomic region above belongs to Pleuronectes platessa chromosome 4, fPlePla1.1, whole genome shotgun sequence and contains:
- the LOC128438290 gene encoding hyaluronan and proteoglycan link protein 1, producing the protein MMSLLCITVIALTLAGSAFGQVTIPPFQLTVKVYAELGANVTLPCGSLSSNGPSFGNVGMRVKWTKVAEDESLNEDVLLSMGFHKKSYGSFEGRVFLEEIENNDASLTLTDMSMEDTGKYRCEIINGMVDTMQEVSLEVLIGFTEGVVFPYHPNLGRYNMNFNVATQACLDQDAEVATPEQLHEAWKGGLDWCNAGWLSDGTVQYPINHPRELCGGTNNGPGIRTYGRRNKTVNYYDVFCYTSALKGRFYWLVQPDRLTFDEAVQACVDDGAEIAKVGHIFAAWKVENYDRCDAGWLADGSIRYPISRPRKNCSPEEAAVRLLGFPDKSQKSHGVYCYRAEQ